The following are from one region of the Hemitrygon akajei chromosome 6, sHemAka1.3, whole genome shotgun sequence genome:
- the LOC140728724 gene encoding transmembrane protein 215-like has product MRADNINPRTGLVVALVSVFLVFGFMFTVSGVRGETLGDIPLIAIGPAIFLPGVAVIILAKKTDGCTNWTRCRDLIARRAAEDQLLEGPSAGGSWQDVSKNSTRSHTPDVEEGGFGVDSKSLIRKSDQDAARKYLETYYPSSVLNYCAFDRLCSNRDSSFYTNVYSTQDSVIYSPRDSIPYGRYYCCYPSPGEARHVRLCWDYETVV; this is encoded by the coding sequence ATGAGAGCTGATAACATCAACCCCAGGACCGGGCTGGTGGTGGCTTTGGTCAGTGTCTTTCTGGTCTTTGGCTTCATGTTCACTGTGTCTGGAGTCAGGGGAGAGACGCTGGGCGACATCCCTCTCATTGCTATTGGCCCCGCCATTTTCTTGCCAGGGGTGGCTGTCATTATTCTGGCCAAGAAAACCGACGGCTGCACCAACTGGACCAGATGCAGGGATCTGATCGCCAGAAGGGCTGCCGAGGACCAGCTGCTGGAGGGGCCGAGCGCCGGTGGCAGTTGGCAGGATGTGTCCAAGAACTCGACCAGGTCCCACACGCCGGACGTGGAGGAGGGAGGCTTTGGGGTGGACTCCAAGAGCTTAATCAGGAAGAGCGACCAAGATGCAGCAAGAAAGTACCTGGAGACTTACTACCCGTCCAGTGTATTGAACTACTGTGCATTCGACCGCCTCTGCTCAAACCGGGACAGCTCCTTCTACACGAACGTGTACTCGACCCAGGACAGCGTAATCTACTCTCCCCGGGACAGTATACCCTACGGGAGGTATTATTGTTGCTATCCCAGTCCTGGGGAAGCCCGTCACGTTAGACTTTGCTGGGACTACGAGACCGTAGTGTGA